ATATATTCAAAGTAATATGATAGGATTCTACAATATTTTAGAAGCTTGTAGACATAGTTATGATAATGGAGCAAAAGGAGTAGAACATCTAGTATATGCTTCATCGTCTTCTGTATATGGAAGTAATAAGAAAATACCTTATTCAGTAGATGACAAGGTAGATAATCCAGTATCACTATATGCAGCTACTAAAAAATCAAATGAGTTAATGGCTCATAGTTATTCAAAACTATATAATATTCCTTCAACAGGACTTAGATTTTTTACTGTATATGGACCAGCAGGTAGACCAGATATGGCATATTTTAGTTTTACAAATAAGTTAAGAAATAATGAGACTATTGAGATATTTAATTATGGTAACTGTAAAAGAGATTTTACTTATATAGATGATATAGTTTATGGAGTAAAATCTGTAATGGAAAAAGTTCCAGAAAGAAAAGTAGGAGAGGATGGATTACCAGTACCACCTTACTCTATTTATAACATAGGGAATAATAGTCCAGAAAATCTATTAGATTTTGTAACTATATTACAAGAGGAACTTTTAAATGAAGGAATACTACCTAAAGATTATAACTTTGAAGCTCATAAAAAGTTAGTACCGATGCAACCAGGAGATGTACCAGTAACATATGCAGATGTAAGTACATTAGAGAGAGATTTTAATTTTAAACCTAAAACAAGCTTAAGAGATGGATTAAGAAAATTTGTAAGATGGTATAGAGAGTTTTACATAAGAAATAAAGGAGCTGAAAATAGTGAGAAAAATTAAAAGTTTTCTAAAACAATTTTATTGGATAAGATTTTTTCATCGATATTTAAGACAACTATATTTAAAAACTTTTTATTCTACAATCAAGGCCAAAGAAAAATATATAAAGAGAAAGTTTAAAGAAGAATTAGGATATGAGATATATTTTAATAGAGAACCAGAAACATTTAATCAAAAGATA
The DNA window shown above is from Fusobacterium mortiferum ATCC 9817 and carries:
- a CDS encoding GDP-mannose 4,6-dehydratase, with protein sequence MQNIELKGKTILVTGGAGFIGSNLILELLKTVEDINIVSIDNLNDYYDVSIKEWRLSEIEKEIKKHPNSKYHFIKGDIADKNTIDNIFNEYKPEIAVNLAAQAGVRYSIINPDAYIQSNMIGFYNILEACRHSYDNGAKGVEHLVYASSSSVYGSNKKIPYSVDDKVDNPVSLYAATKKSNELMAHSYSKLYNIPSTGLRFFTVYGPAGRPDMAYFSFTNKLRNNETIEIFNYGNCKRDFTYIDDIVYGVKSVMEKVPERKVGEDGLPVPPYSIYNIGNNSPENLLDFVTILQEELLNEGILPKDYNFEAHKKLVPMQPGDVPVTYADVSTLERDFNFKPKTSLRDGLRKFVRWYREFYIRNKGAENSEKN